A window from Flavobacterium gyeonganense encodes these proteins:
- the rplD gene encoding 50S ribosomal protein L4: MEVKVLDFNGKDTGRKVQLSDSVFAIEPNNHAVYLDVKQYLANQRQGTHKAKERAEVTGSTRKIKKQKGTGTARAGSVKNPLFKGGGTVFGPRPRSYSFKLNKGLKRLARKSAFSIKAKESNVIVLEDFNFDVPNTKNFINVLKALGLENKKSLFVLGESNKNVYLSSRNLKASNVVTSSELSTYAILNANNLVLLEGSLELIEENLSK, translated from the coding sequence ATGGAAGTAAAAGTATTAGATTTCAACGGAAAAGATACTGGAAGAAAAGTTCAACTTTCTGATTCAGTATTCGCAATTGAACCAAACAATCATGCAGTATATCTTGATGTTAAGCAATATCTTGCTAATCAAAGACAAGGTACTCATAAAGCTAAAGAAAGAGCAGAGGTAACTGGTAGTACGCGTAAGATTAAAAAACAAAAAGGAACAGGTACTGCTCGTGCAGGAAGTGTTAAGAATCCTTTGTTTAAAGGTGGGGGAACAGTTTTTGGGCCAAGACCAAGAAGTTATTCATTTAAATTGAATAAAGGATTGAAAAGATTGGCAAGAAAATCTGCTTTCTCAATCAAAGCAAAAGAGTCAAATGTTATTGTTCTTGAGGACTTTAATTTTGATGTGCCAAACACTAAAAATTTCATTAACGTTTTGAAAGCTTTAGGGTTAGAAAATAAAAAATCTCTATTTGTATTGGGTGAGTCAAATAAAAATGTATATTTGTCGTCACGTAATTTGAAAGCTTCAAACGTCGTAACTAGCTCAGAATTAAGCACTTACGCAATATTAAACGCTAATAATTTAGTGCTTTTGGAAGGTTCTTTAGAGTTAATTGAAGAAAATTTAAGTAAATAA
- the rplW gene encoding 50S ribosomal protein L23: MSIIIRPIVTEKVTKESEVLNRFGFVVDKKANKVQIKKAVEAAYGVTIVSVNTMNVRPDRSTKYTKSGLISGKTNAIKKAIVQVQEGETIDFYNNI, translated from the coding sequence ATGAGCATCATTATCAGACCTATAGTGACGGAAAAAGTAACCAAAGAAAGTGAAGTTCTAAACCGCTTCGGATTCGTTGTTGACAAGAAAGCAAACAAAGTGCAAATTAAGAAAGCTGTAGAAGCTGCTTATGGTGTAACTATTGTTTCGGTTAACACAATGAATGTGAGACCGGACAGATCTACTAAATACACTAAAAGTGGTTTAATCAGTGGAAAGACAAATGCAATTAAAAAAGCTATTGTTCAAGTACAAGAAGGAGAAACAATTGATTTTTACAACAA
- the fusA gene encoding elongation factor G gives MARDLKYTRNIGIAAHIDAGKTTTTERILFYTGKSHKIGEVHDGAATMDWMAQEQERGITITSAATTCTWNFPTEQGKVLPESLPYHFNIIDTPGHVDFTVEVNRSLRVLDGLVFLFSAVDGVEPQSETNWRLADQYRVPRMGFVNKMDRQGANFLAVCGQVKDMLKSNAVAITLPIGDEADFKGIVDLVKNQAIVWHDETQGATFDIVDIPADMVDDVKHYRSILIEEIATYDENLLDKYMEDENSITEEEINNALRAATIDMAIIPMLAGSSFKNKGVQFMLDAVCKYLPSPLDKEGIEGIHPDDAELLEEDQTKILRKPDVKEPFAALAFKIATDPFVGRLAFFRAYSGRLDAGSYVLNTRSGNKERISRIYQMHANKQNPIEYIEAGDIGAAVGFKDIKTGDTLCDEKNPIILESMKFPEPVIGIAIEPKTKADVDKMGMALAKLAEEDPTFTVRTDEASGQTIISGMGELHLDILVDRMKREFKVEVNQGEPQVEYKEAFTRSAQHRETYKKQSGGRGKFGDIVFRIEPADEVDGKVPVGLQFVNEVKGGNVPKEYIPAVEKGFREAMKTGPLAGYAVDSLKVTLLDGSFHPVDSDALSFELAARMGYKESGRAAGAVILEPIMKIEVITPEENMGDIVGDLNRRRGQVNDMGDRNGAKTIKADVPLSEMFGYVTTLRTLSSGRATSTMEFSHYAETPSNISEEVIKKAKGNA, from the coding sequence ATGGCTAGAGATTTAAAATATACAAGAAATATCGGAATCGCTGCTCACATTGATGCTGGTAAAACAACAACAACTGAGCGTATTCTTTTTTATACTGGAAAATCACACAAAATTGGTGAGGTGCATGATGGTGCTGCTACAATGGACTGGATGGCACAAGAGCAGGAAAGAGGTATTACAATTACTTCTGCTGCTACAACTTGTACTTGGAATTTTCCAACAGAGCAAGGTAAAGTTCTTCCAGAATCATTGCCTTACCATTTTAATATTATTGATACTCCTGGGCACGTTGACTTTACTGTAGAGGTAAACCGTTCTTTACGAGTACTTGATGGTTTGGTTTTCTTGTTTAGTGCTGTTGATGGTGTTGAGCCTCAGTCGGAAACTAACTGGAGACTTGCAGATCAGTATAGAGTTCCTCGTATGGGATTTGTAAACAAAATGGACCGTCAAGGTGCTAATTTTTTAGCTGTATGCGGACAGGTTAAAGATATGTTGAAATCGAATGCGGTTGCAATTACTTTACCTATTGGTGATGAAGCGGATTTTAAAGGTATTGTTGATTTAGTGAAAAATCAAGCTATTGTATGGCATGATGAGACACAAGGAGCTACTTTTGATATCGTTGATATCCCAGCTGATATGGTTGATGATGTTAAGCACTACCGTTCTATCCTTATCGAAGAGATCGCTACTTATGATGAGAATCTTTTAGATAAATACATGGAAGATGAGAACTCTATTACAGAGGAGGAAATCAACAATGCTTTAAGAGCTGCAACTATCGATATGGCAATCATTCCTATGCTTGCTGGTTCTTCTTTCAAAAACAAAGGAGTTCAGTTCATGTTAGATGCAGTTTGTAAATATTTACCATCTCCATTGGATAAAGAAGGTATCGAAGGAATTCATCCTGATGATGCTGAATTATTAGAAGAAGATCAAACTAAAATCTTGCGTAAGCCAGATGTGAAAGAGCCGTTCGCTGCTTTGGCATTTAAAATTGCTACTGATCCATTCGTAGGTCGTTTAGCTTTCTTCCGTGCTTACTCTGGACGTTTAGATGCTGGTTCTTATGTTTTAAATACTCGTTCTGGTAACAAAGAGAGAATCTCTCGTATTTACCAAATGCACGCTAACAAACAAAATCCAATCGAATATATTGAGGCTGGAGATATTGGAGCTGCTGTAGGATTTAAAGATATTAAAACTGGAGATACTCTATGTGATGAAAAGAATCCAATTATCTTGGAGTCTATGAAATTCCCAGAGCCAGTAATTGGTATCGCTATCGAGCCAAAAACTAAAGCTGACGTTGATAAGATGGGTATGGCTTTGGCTAAATTAGCTGAAGAGGATCCTACATTTACAGTTAGAACAGATGAGGCTTCAGGCCAGACTATTATTTCGGGTATGGGTGAGCTTCACTTAGATATCTTGGTTGACCGTATGAAACGTGAATTTAAAGTTGAAGTGAACCAAGGTGAGCCTCAAGTAGAATATAAAGAAGCGTTTACAAGATCTGCTCAACATAGAGAAACTTACAAAAAACAATCTGGAGGTCGTGGTAAATTCGGTGATATCGTATTTAGAATCGAGCCTGCTGATGAAGTTGATGGTAAAGTTCCTGTTGGATTGCAGTTTGTTAATGAAGTAAAAGGTGGTAACGTTCCTAAAGAATATATCCCTGCTGTTGAAAAAGGTTTCCGTGAAGCTATGAAAACAGGTCCATTAGCTGGATATGCTGTTGATAGTTTAAAAGTAACTTTATTAGACGGATCTTTCCACCCTGTGGATTCTGATGCTCTTTCTTTTGAATTAGCTGCTAGAATGGGTTATAAAGAATCTGGACGTGCTGCTGGAGCTGTTATTCTTGAGCCAATCATGAAAATCGAAGTTATTACTCCTGAAGAAAACATGGGTGATATCGTAGGTGACTTGAACCGTCGTAGAGGTCAGGTTAATGACATGGGTGATAGAAATGGTGCTAAAACTATTAAAGCTGATGTGCCTTTATCAGAAATGTTTGGTTATGTAACTACATTAAGAACATTATCTTCTGGTAGAGCAACTTCAACAATGGAGTTTTCTCACTATGCAGAAACACCTTCTAATATTTCAGAAGAGGTAATCAAAAAAGCAAAAGGTAACGCTTAA
- the rpsL gene encoding 30S ribosomal protein S12 → MPTIQQLVRTGRTQITKKSKSVALDSCPQRRGVCTRVYTTTPKKPNSAMRKVARVRLTNGNEVNAYIPGEGHNLQEHSIVLVRGGRVKDLPGVRYHIVRGALDTSGVAGRTQRRSKYGAKRPKEAKSNLKLLRKRHEKKSGKEKTTFTGSKV, encoded by the coding sequence ATGCCAACAATTCAACAATTAGTAAGAACAGGAAGAACTCAGATCACTAAGAAGAGTAAATCGGTTGCTTTAGATTCTTGTCCTCAAAGAAGAGGGGTTTGTACGCGTGTTTACACTACTACACCAAAAAAACCAAACTCTGCAATGCGTAAAGTTGCGCGTGTACGTTTGACAAATGGTAATGAGGTGAATGCTTACATCCCAGGAGAAGGACATAATCTACAAGAGCACTCGATAGTATTAGTGCGAGGTGGAAGGGTAAAAGATTTACCAGGTGTTAGATATCACATCGTTCGTGGAGCGCTTGATACGTCAGGTGTTGCAGGAAGAACGCAAAGAAGATCTAAGTACGGTGCTAAACGCCCAAAAGAAGCAAAAAGTAATTTAAAACTTTTAAGAAAAAGACATGAGAAAAAGAGCGGCAAAGAAAAGACCACTTTTACCGGATCCAAGGTTTAA
- the rpsJ gene encoding 30S ribosomal protein S10, which translates to MSQKIRIKLKSYDHMLVDKSAEKIVKTVKTTGAVVTGPIPLPTHKKLFTVLRSPHVNKKAREQFEVMSYKRLIDIYSSSSKTIDALMKLELPSGVEVEIKV; encoded by the coding sequence ATGAGTCAAAAAATCAGAATAAAACTAAAATCTTACGATCACATGTTGGTAGATAAATCTGCTGAAAAGATTGTAAAAACAGTAAAAACTACTGGAGCAGTTGTAACAGGTCCAATTCCGTTGCCAACTCACAAAAAACTTTTCACTGTATTGCGTTCTCCGCATGTTAACAAAAAAGCGAGAGAGCAATTTGAAGTAATGTCATACAAGAGATTGATTGATATTTATTCATCTTCATCTAAAACTATTGATGCTTTAATGAAACTTGAATTGCCAAGTGGTGTTGAAGTTGAGATAAAAGTATAA
- the rplC gene encoding 50S ribosomal protein L3 produces MSGLIGKKIGMTSIFDENGKNIPCTVIEAGPCVVTQVRTKGVDGYEALQLGFDDKNEKHSTKAALGHFKKAGTVAKKKVVEFQDFATEQKLGDLIDVSIFEEGEFVDVQGVSKGKGFQGVVKRHGFGGVGQATHGQHNRLRAPGSVGASSYPSRVFKGMRMAGRMGGDNVKVQNLRVLKVVAEKNLLVVKGCIPGHKNSYVIIQK; encoded by the coding sequence ATGTCTGGGTTAATTGGTAAAAAAATCGGCATGACTAGTATTTTCGACGAAAACGGGAAAAACATTCCTTGTACAGTAATCGAGGCTGGGCCGTGTGTTGTTACCCAAGTCAGAACCAAAGGTGTTGACGGGTATGAAGCGTTGCAACTTGGTTTCGATGACAAAAACGAGAAACATTCTACTAAAGCTGCTTTAGGGCACTTTAAAAAAGCTGGAACTGTTGCTAAGAAAAAAGTCGTTGAATTCCAAGATTTCGCAACTGAACAAAAATTAGGAGATCTTATTGATGTTTCTATTTTTGAAGAAGGAGAATTTGTAGACGTGCAAGGTGTGTCTAAAGGTAAAGGTTTCCAAGGTGTTGTAAAACGTCACGGTTTTGGTGGGGTTGGACAGGCTACTCATGGTCAGCACAACCGTTTAAGAGCGCCAGGTTCTGTAGGAGCTTCTTCTTATCCATCTAGAGTATTCAAAGGAATGCGTATGGCTGGAAGAATGGGTGGAGATAATGTAAAAGTACAAAACCTTAGAGTTTTAAAAGTAGTTGCTGAAAAGAACCTACTTGTTGTTAAAGGATGTATTCCTGGGCACAAAAACTCTTACGTAATCATTCAGAAGTAA